A stretch of DNA from Spirosoma endbachense:
ACGAGCAGTGTCACCCTGACAGCCAGTGGAGGGGCAAGTTATAGCTTCAGTGGGCCCGGACTAGTGAGTCAGAATGGAGAAACTGGCACGGCGGTGGTGAATGAGGCTGGTACTTATTCAGTCACGGTCACCTCGACCGGGGGCTGTACGGCCAGTACATCAGTCAGTGTGTCCGCCGATCAGACGGCTCCTTCGGTGAGCATCAGCCCAACCAGTGCCACCCTGACCTGTGCCAACCCATCGGTGACCCTAACGGCCAATGGCTCCGGCCCCTTCCGCTGGAATACAGGCTCGACCGAGAGTCAGATCTCGGTGAACACGCCGGGCACCTACTCGGTGACCATGACCAGTGGCAACAGTTGCTCAGCCGTGGCCACCACCACCGTAGAGCCCAACTCCAACCTGAAGGCCCCAACCCTGCTGGCCAGTGCTCCCTCAACCACCAATCAACCCATCTCCGTGACGGCCAGCGGCTGCGCGGGCACCATCAACTGGTTGCCCCAGGGGGGAACAGGGCTGGCCAACGGTGAGGTCTATACCTTCACCCAGCCCGGTAACTACTCCCTCTCGGCCAGTTGTACCCTGGGAAGCTGCACCAGTCCCCAGGCGACGCCCTTGAGCTTGCAGATCCTGCCCGGCAGCTTTGCCATTACCAAAGTCACCATGGTCAACTGTACCCTCATCGATCAGCCCAGAGGACGCTATCAGGTCCAGTTCACCCCCCTGTATGTGGGCAACAATGCCAATCCCATCTCCTTCTCCGTTGTCAATGAGATGCCCACCACCACGGCTCCCGCTCCCTATTCGCTTCAATTGTACAATGACAATCCGGTGATCACCCTGGTGGCCAATCAGGCGGGTAACTCCGAAGCCCGCTTTGCCTACAACTGGCTGGCTTCCTGTCAGACGGGCAACAACCCCAACAGCCCACCCACGACCAGCGGTATTCCCAACCAGACCATCCTGGCGGGGCAGGCCTATCAATTGCAGTTGACCAACTATTTCTCCGATCCTGATGGACAGGCGCTGACCTTCTCAGTGACGGGTTTACCCGCTGGCCTGAACCTCAATGGTTCTCTGATCAGTGGTACGCCTTCCAGCACAGGGGTGAGTAGTGTTCAGATAACGGCCCTCGATCCGGGTGGGTTGTCAGCTCAAACCAGCTTCCAGCTGACGGTGAATCCGATGCCGACTTCGCCCGCTGGCTTTACCATCGTGGGGGTCTCGACGGTGAGTTGTGCGGTCTTGAGCCCCGGTCTTCGCCGGGTGACGTTTACCCCCCAGTACGGGGGCACCGACAGTTCACCCATTAGTTTCTCGGTGGTCAACGAGCTGGTGGCGACCACCAATCCGGGTCCGTATAGTCTGAATCTATACACAGATAACCCCGCTATTACCCTGACGGCCAAACAGGGAGGCTCCCTGGCCAGCTTTGTCTACAATTGGCTTTCGGTCTGCAATCCACCAGCTCGGGTCGGATCGGGGGAAGCCCCAACAGGTTTACAGGTGACCGTACTGGGCAATCCGATTGAGGGCAACTCTGTGGAGCTGGAGATTCGGGGGGTTGTGGGTCAGGCTGTGGAGTTGAATCTGGTCGATTTGCAGGGCAAGGTGCTTCATCAGCAGCGGCTGGAGAAAGCGGGTTCAGTAGAGCGGGGGAGCGTGCCGATCGGTACTGGCAAGGGAATCATCCTCTTGCAGGTCCATACGGCCACAGAACACCAGCAGGTGAAACTATTAAGGCCTTAACGTTTGAAACCGGTTATAAGTAAGCCCGGACCTATTTTGATCCGGGCTTACTCATAACCCAACGAATCCTCAATCAGCCGCTGTGTGATCTTCTTCATAGGCGGTAGCAGGCTCTGCTCTTATTTATTTAGTCTGCGTGGCTGTTGCACAACGCCTAAATTAGTCGCAAACTGCCCTCCTATTGGCGCGACTACGCCTGACATAAGAAACCCGTCCGGTTTAACTTTGTTCTACCATAAACCGAACGGTAAACAAACATGAAAAGGCTCAATAATACCATTGCCGGACTTGAATTGGCCCAAATTGGCTGGGTAGTTCCGGATATTCAAGTTGCTGTAGAATTCCTGTCGAACGCTTTGACGATCGCTGGCTTTCCCAAGCCGGAACATATTCGCGCACAGGATCTGGGCATGACCTACTACGGCCAGGTCGTGGCCGGCGAATGGCTGACCACCCAGACTTATAACGGAGGGGTCTTCATCGAACTCATCCAGCCCGTTTCCGGCCAAAGCATGTTTCACGATTACATCACCCGGTATCCGGCAGGCGGCACACAGCACCTTGCCTTCCGTTTGCCGGTTAGCGATTTTGAGCGGGTCACCAGCGAACTGCACGAACAAGGTTATACAATCATTAGCGAAGTCGACCATCCCATTGCGCGGATGGCTTTCTTCGACACCTACCAACCGTTGGGCGTTGCCACGGAGATTATGGGTATCACTCCGGATGGATGGGTCGCCATCGTACAAATGCGGAACGCTACGTGAGAATGGGTTAATCCTTTAACCCAAGATCGACAATTTATCCACTGCCTACTCCTGATTTTAGAAAATATACCCGAGTATTAATGACAAATTTCGGTTTCGATAGTCTACAAAGAGCAGAGCTATACTGAGGTACGACTATAGTGCTATGCTTAGTAAACCACCATACTTCCAGAAGGGCACATTTGACTGATTGTTAGGCCAGCACTTTGTCTACTGGCCAGGCTCTATCAAAATTTTATGCGTATAGATTTTATAGCCATTAAACAAGAATACCGTATAATCAACAAATAAAGTGACTTTGTTTAAGCAAGAACGTCCAAATAGCACGTTAGATACCTATACCGTTCAACAAAATCATAATGATGATTACTAAAAAGCAAGTTAGCAAGAGCGATGCCATACGTACTGCTGACCTGCTCTCTCCCATAGAAAACTGGCAGCAGGCTGCCACCAAGTTCTATAATTTGTACAAGATTTTAATGCAAACCATTGCAGTACGTGAGCAGGTAGAACGTCTTTCAACCTATAAAGGCGCTCTTCCCCTTCGTCAGTATTCATCATGCGAGCTTGAACAGTTGCGTAAAGTGATGTTTGACGAACTCCATCAATTAGTAAACGACATGAATGATCTAC
This window harbors:
- a CDS encoding VOC family protein — protein: MKRLNNTIAGLELAQIGWVVPDIQVAVEFLSNALTIAGFPKPEHIRAQDLGMTYYGQVVAGEWLTTQTYNGGVFIELIQPVSGQSMFHDYITRYPAGGTQHLAFRLPVSDFERVTSELHEQGYTIISEVDHPIARMAFFDTYQPLGVATEIMGITPDGWVAIVQMRNAT